ATTGCCATCCAAAGCTCCACTGATATTGAAAAGGTGCACCAGTTTTTAACGAAACACCCCTTCCACCCACAGACAGAGATCACCCTCTTGTCGGTGGTACCGCTTCCACGTTCCCTCTTTCGGGGAGGCGTCTCTGCACCCGAAAACAAAATCGAACAGGCTTTAGAGAGCACCGAAGCCTTCCTTGATCAGGCCGTCAGTCAACTTAAAGGCTGTTATGATTCAGTCAAAGGCTATGTGGGGTTAGGAGCTCCGGCGAATACGATATTGGAGCAGGCCTCAATCACGAAACCAGATCTCCTGGTGATGGGAATGCACCATCCTTCAACGATCACTCGGTTTGTGTTGGGAACCGTGTCCCATACCGTGCTCCACCAGGCAACGCGATCCATTCTCGTGATTGGGTAAACAGGACAGCTCGCGCTCGGCGTTAGCGTTCTTCGGCTTTTACCCCTGCATGATAGGTGGAATACAGAAATACGGGAATGGGTAAATCTCCGAGATGCTTTTCAATTAATGGTTTCACATCCTTCCAATCCAATCCCCCCACTCCGGTGGCAAGCCGTGGTAACGCCACACTACTGAACTTTTCGGATTCAATGGTTTTGCGAAGCGCTTTCAAACAATGATTGATATTTTCAAGCGATGCTTTGCCCGGATTGGCCCCGTGACTCGGTGGAGCCTCCTGTGTCAAAAGATTGATAATCCTTACGTTTCCAGCCCCGGCCCAACTCCATAACTCACCGGACTTCGGATTGGAAACTTGACAATAATGACGAAAATCTTTGTACATTGCAGGCCACCGCTCCCGTAACGCGAGCGCCAATCCATTCGCGAAATTGTCATTGGGGGCTACACCATGAGCAACAGCCGCGGCCTCACTTAATAAAATGTCACCTTCCACTTCATAAATCATGCGCTCCCCTCCTTGTCCGATATCATCATTGCTTTGCCTGGCAAAAAGAAAATAATCATAGCACAAGGCACCCGGGCGATTCATGCCGACCATTCTCGCCTGATCATTTAAGGCCACTCTCACC
The Nitrospiraceae bacterium DNA segment above includes these coding regions:
- a CDS encoding macro domain-containing protein: MIYEVEGDILLSEAAAVAHGVAPNDNFANGLALALRERWPAMYKDFRHYCQVSNPKSGELWSWAGAGNVRIINLLTQEAPPSHGANPGKASLENINHCLKALRKTIESEKFSSVALPRLATGVGGLDWKDVKPLIEKHLGDLPIPVFLYSTYHAGVKAEER